The following proteins are co-located in the Heteronotia binoei isolate CCM8104 ecotype False Entrance Well chromosome 8, APGP_CSIRO_Hbin_v1, whole genome shotgun sequence genome:
- the SH3BP1 gene encoding SH3 domain-binding protein 1 isoform X1 — MMKRQFNRMRQQLSHPNIGGRALETAEYLTEDLLQIEQRVEPAKRAAHNVHKRLVACLQGPYGADVEKRVKKLSLMSLSVTMAESFKELDTDSSLGKALEMSCFIEGMLAKILAEFEMTLEREVLQPLNKLSEEELPIILKHKKNLQKHILDWNAIKSRLNQAAKNSSNSISAGTGPAASSAAIKLENLKEEEEEMKRRVEQSKDEYMADLYHFSTKEDSYAKYFIKLLEIQAEYHRKSLGSLDTTLAELKETHSQPDSPFLTDTAVLGVYGMPLETHLKNSGREIALPIEACVTMLLTSGMQEEGLFRLAAGASVLKKLKYYLAIGSSALDEFYADPHAVAGALKCYLRELPQPLMTFELYDDWLKAAMVKEPESRLELLKDICNCLPKDNYNNLRYLIRFLAKLAEHQEVNKMTPSNIAIVLGPNLLWPQQSEGSPVQLDMASVSSIQVVGVVEPLIQNAETLFPGDIDFNISDFTPPLLEIKDSDVPSVEEPTPHLVPAEPIFSLPEEKKNSEVITGTVLPKVTQASTEAAFSLPAPADNASASRKSKRVAPPRPTVPPPLAQPRTPPPVQHQSQPPASEPPPIPKALPRKAAGGLTRAPSIPPPLPPQPARRLSRNAPSCPKLPSEPVSNEAAATAAEEPPADDCIVETSEDSTSLATGHNEPTSVGENGSPSASDSKVQALEND; from the exons AGCCCTGGAAACGGCTGAATACTTGACTGAAGACTTGCTACAG ATTGAACAAAGAGTGGAACCTGCAAAGCGTGCAGCACATAATGTACACAAGAGGCTTGTGGCTTGCCTCCAGGGCCCGTATGGGGCTGATGTGGAAAAACGTGTG AAAAAGTTGTCTTTGATGTCACTGTCTGTTACCATGGCCGAGAGCTTCAAAGAATTAGACACTGATTCCAGCCTTGG GAAAGCTTTAGAAATGAGCTGCTTCATTGAAGGCATGCTGGCCAAGATCTTAGCAGAATTTGAAATGACTCTTGAGCGAGAAGTCCTTCAGCCTCTGAATAAATTGAGTGAG GAGGAGCTGCCCATCATCCTGAAACACAAAAAGAACCTTCAGAAACATATTCTGGACTGGAACGCCATCAAGAGCCG TTTGAACCAAGCAGCCAAAAACTCCAGTAACAGCATCAGTGCCGGCACTGGCCCAGCAGCATCCTCCGCTGCGATCAAACTTGAGAatctgaaggaggaagaagaggagatgaAAAGGAGAGTTGAACAGAGTAAG GATGAGTAcatggcagatttataccactTTTCCACCAAGGAGGACAGCTACGCTAAATACTTTATCAAA TTGCTGGAAATTCAAGCGGAGTATCATAGGAAGTCCTTGGGATCTCTGGACACTACCTTGGCAGAACTGAAAGAGACTCATAGTCAGCCAG ACTCCCCCTTCTTGACAGATACAGCTGTGCTAGGAGTATATGGGATGCCTCTAGAAACTCATCTGAAGAACTCTGGGCGGGAGATTGCACTCCCCATTGAAGCTTGTGTCACAATGTTGTTGACTTCAGGGATGCAGGAAGAG GGGCTCTTCCGGTTGGCAGCTGGGGCTTCTGTGCTGAAGAAGCTGAAATACTATCTTGCCATTGGCTCAAGTGCTCTGGACGAATTCTATGCAGACCCCCATGCAGTGGCAG GTGCCCTGAAATGTTACCTGCGAGAGCTGCCCCAGCCCTTGATGACCTTTGAACTCTATGATGATTGGCTCAAAGCTGCCAT GGTCAAAGAGCCAGAAAGTCGACTGGAGTTGCTCAAGGACATCTGCAACTGTCTCCCCAAAGACAACTACAACAATTTGAG GTATCTGATCCGGTTTTTAGCCAAGTTGGCTGAGCATCAGGAAGTGAATAAAATGACCCCAAGCAACATTGCCATTGTCCTAGGGCCCAACTTGTTATGGCCCCAACAGAGTGAAGG GAGCCCTGTGCAGCTAGATATGGCCTCCGTATCCTCCATACAAGTTGTGGGAGTTGTGGAACCCCTAATACAAAATGCTGAGACACTCTTCCCAGGAG ATATTGACTTCAATATCTCTGACTTCACTCCTCCTCTATTGGAAATCAAAGACAGTGACGTTCCTTCAGTGGAAGAGCCTACACCCCACCTTGTTCCTGCTGAGCCAATTTTCTCCTTGCCTGAAGAAAA GAAAAACTCTGAGGTGATCACAGGAACAGTTCTACCAAAGGTGACCCAGGCCTCTACTGAAGCAGCATTCTCCTTGCCAGCTCCTGCTGACAATGCCTCAGCCTCACGCAAAT CAAAGCGAGTTGCCCCACCCCGACCCACTGTGCCTCCACCCCTAGCCCAGCCTCGAACCCCACCTCCTGTGCAGCATCAGAGCCAACCTCCTGCCTCAGAGCCTCCTCCCATTCCTAAAGCCCTCCCTCGAAAAGCAGCCGGAGGCTTAACGCGAGCTCCATCCATACCACCACCACTTCCGCCACAGCCAGCCCGGCGTCTGAGTCGCAATGCTCCATCATGCCCAAAGCTTCCTTCAGAACCTGTGAGTAatgaagcagcagcaacagccgCTGAAGAACCTCCTGCTGATGACTGCATTGTAGAAACATCTGAAGATTCCACATCTCTGGCAACAGGACATAATGAGCCAACATCTGTGGGAGAAAATGGCTCTCCATCAGCATCTGATTCAAAGGTCCAGGCATTGGAGAATGACTGA
- the PDXP gene encoding chronophin → MAGCRRLSGSSLREVLGEAQGVLFDCDGVLWTGERAVPGAAELLERLSRNGKATLFVSNNSRRSVAELERRFSRLGFRGVRGEQVFSSALCSALFLRQRLLGGEGDAAAGDSSASPPGPVFVLGGEGLRGELRDAGLRLVGEEEEPQERAPVRAVLVGYDDQFTFAKLSEACAYLRDPQCLLVATDPDPWHPLSDGQRTPGTGSLTAAVETASGRKAMVVGKPNTYMFECIVERFGVDPSRMLMVGDRLETDILFGKNCGLDTVLTLTGVSRLEEAQAYKASDSPAVKDLVPHYYVDSIADLIPGLDE, encoded by the exons ATGGCGGGCTGCAGGCGGTTGAGCGGCTCGAGCCTGCGCGAGGTGCTGGGGGAGGCGCAGGGGGTGCTCTTCGACTGCGACGGGGTCCTATGGACCGGGGAGCGCGCGGTGCCCGGTGCGGCGGAGCTGCTGGAGCGCCTGAGCCGCAACGGGAAGGCCACCCTCTTCGTCTCCAACAATAGCCGCCGCTCGGTGGCCGAGCTGGAGCGCCGCTTCTCCCGCCTGGGCTTCCGCGGCGTCCGAGGCGAGCAGGTCTTCAGCTCCGCACTCTGCTCCGCGCTCTTCCTGCGCCAGCGGCTCCTCGGGGGCGAAGGCGATGCCGCTGCCGGGGACTCCTCCGCCTCACCCCCTGGCCCCGTCTTCGTGCTGGGCGGCGAAGGGCTACGCGGGGAACTGCGGGATGCGGGGCTGCGCCTGGTCGGGGAAGAAGAGGAGCCGCAGGAGCGGGCCCCGGTGCGCGCCGTCCTCGTCGGCTACGACGACCAGTTTACCTTCGCCAAGCTCTCTGAGGCCTGCGCCTACCTGCGCGACCCGCAGTGCCTGCTCGTGGCCACCGACCCGGACCCCTGGCACCCGCTGAGCGACGGGCAGCGTACTCCGG GAACTGGGAGTCTCACTGCCGCAGTTGAAACAGCATCTGGCCGCAAGGCAATGGTAGTTGGGAAGCCAAACACATACATGTTTGAGTGCATTGTGGAGCGCTTTGGTGTGGATCCATCCCGCATGCTCATGGTGGGTGACCGGCTGGAGACAGATATCCTGTTTGGCAAGAACTGTGGCCTCGATACGGTCTTGACCCTGACAGGTGTGTCACGCCTGGAGGAGGCACAAGCTTACAAGGCCAGCGATAGCCCTGCTGTAAAGGACCTGGTGCCTCATTACTATGTGGACAGTATTGCAGACTTGATACCAGGCCTGGATGAGTAA
- the SH3BP1 gene encoding SH3 domain-binding protein 1 isoform X2, producing the protein MSLSVTMAESFKELDTDSSLGKALEMSCFIEGMLAKILAEFEMTLEREVLQPLNKLSEEELPIILKHKKNLQKHILDWNAIKSRLNQAAKNSSNSISAGTGPAASSAAIKLENLKEEEEEMKRRVEQSKDEYMADLYHFSTKEDSYAKYFIKLLEIQAEYHRKSLGSLDTTLAELKETHSQPDSPFLTDTAVLGVYGMPLETHLKNSGREIALPIEACVTMLLTSGMQEEGLFRLAAGASVLKKLKYYLAIGSSALDEFYADPHAVAGALKCYLRELPQPLMTFELYDDWLKAAMVKEPESRLELLKDICNCLPKDNYNNLRYLIRFLAKLAEHQEVNKMTPSNIAIVLGPNLLWPQQSEGSPVQLDMASVSSIQVVGVVEPLIQNAETLFPGDIDFNISDFTPPLLEIKDSDVPSVEEPTPHLVPAEPIFSLPEEKKNSEVITGTVLPKVTQASTEAAFSLPAPADNASASRKSKRVAPPRPTVPPPLAQPRTPPPVQHQSQPPASEPPPIPKALPRKAAGGLTRAPSIPPPLPPQPARRLSRNAPSCPKLPSEPVSNEAAATAAEEPPADDCIVETSEDSTSLATGHNEPTSVGENGSPSASDSKVQALEND; encoded by the exons ATGTCACTGTCTGTTACCATGGCCGAGAGCTTCAAAGAATTAGACACTGATTCCAGCCTTGG GAAAGCTTTAGAAATGAGCTGCTTCATTGAAGGCATGCTGGCCAAGATCTTAGCAGAATTTGAAATGACTCTTGAGCGAGAAGTCCTTCAGCCTCTGAATAAATTGAGTGAG GAGGAGCTGCCCATCATCCTGAAACACAAAAAGAACCTTCAGAAACATATTCTGGACTGGAACGCCATCAAGAGCCG TTTGAACCAAGCAGCCAAAAACTCCAGTAACAGCATCAGTGCCGGCACTGGCCCAGCAGCATCCTCCGCTGCGATCAAACTTGAGAatctgaaggaggaagaagaggagatgaAAAGGAGAGTTGAACAGAGTAAG GATGAGTAcatggcagatttataccactTTTCCACCAAGGAGGACAGCTACGCTAAATACTTTATCAAA TTGCTGGAAATTCAAGCGGAGTATCATAGGAAGTCCTTGGGATCTCTGGACACTACCTTGGCAGAACTGAAAGAGACTCATAGTCAGCCAG ACTCCCCCTTCTTGACAGATACAGCTGTGCTAGGAGTATATGGGATGCCTCTAGAAACTCATCTGAAGAACTCTGGGCGGGAGATTGCACTCCCCATTGAAGCTTGTGTCACAATGTTGTTGACTTCAGGGATGCAGGAAGAG GGGCTCTTCCGGTTGGCAGCTGGGGCTTCTGTGCTGAAGAAGCTGAAATACTATCTTGCCATTGGCTCAAGTGCTCTGGACGAATTCTATGCAGACCCCCATGCAGTGGCAG GTGCCCTGAAATGTTACCTGCGAGAGCTGCCCCAGCCCTTGATGACCTTTGAACTCTATGATGATTGGCTCAAAGCTGCCAT GGTCAAAGAGCCAGAAAGTCGACTGGAGTTGCTCAAGGACATCTGCAACTGTCTCCCCAAAGACAACTACAACAATTTGAG GTATCTGATCCGGTTTTTAGCCAAGTTGGCTGAGCATCAGGAAGTGAATAAAATGACCCCAAGCAACATTGCCATTGTCCTAGGGCCCAACTTGTTATGGCCCCAACAGAGTGAAGG GAGCCCTGTGCAGCTAGATATGGCCTCCGTATCCTCCATACAAGTTGTGGGAGTTGTGGAACCCCTAATACAAAATGCTGAGACACTCTTCCCAGGAG ATATTGACTTCAATATCTCTGACTTCACTCCTCCTCTATTGGAAATCAAAGACAGTGACGTTCCTTCAGTGGAAGAGCCTACACCCCACCTTGTTCCTGCTGAGCCAATTTTCTCCTTGCCTGAAGAAAA GAAAAACTCTGAGGTGATCACAGGAACAGTTCTACCAAAGGTGACCCAGGCCTCTACTGAAGCAGCATTCTCCTTGCCAGCTCCTGCTGACAATGCCTCAGCCTCACGCAAAT CAAAGCGAGTTGCCCCACCCCGACCCACTGTGCCTCCACCCCTAGCCCAGCCTCGAACCCCACCTCCTGTGCAGCATCAGAGCCAACCTCCTGCCTCAGAGCCTCCTCCCATTCCTAAAGCCCTCCCTCGAAAAGCAGCCGGAGGCTTAACGCGAGCTCCATCCATACCACCACCACTTCCGCCACAGCCAGCCCGGCGTCTGAGTCGCAATGCTCCATCATGCCCAAAGCTTCCTTCAGAACCTGTGAGTAatgaagcagcagcaacagccgCTGAAGAACCTCCTGCTGATGACTGCATTGTAGAAACATCTGAAGATTCCACATCTCTGGCAACAGGACATAATGAGCCAACATCTGTGGGAGAAAATGGCTCTCCATCAGCATCTGATTCAAAGGTCCAGGCATTGGAGAATGACTGA